In Nocardioides sp. zg-1228, a single window of DNA contains:
- a CDS encoding type III pantothenate kinase, with product MTLLAVDIGNSHTCVGLLDGEEVTAHWRVNTDERRTADEWSVLLRGLVAERIHDVDGVAVCATVPAVLHEWREMLERHFGDVRAIVVEPGVRTGIPVLMDNPREVGTDRIVNSLAAATLYGGPAIVVDFGTATTFDVVNAKGQYVGGAISPGIEISLEALGRRGAQLRKVELARPRSVIAKNTVEALQSGMVFGVAAQVEGLVARMVAELGVASEDVTVISTGHLAALLVEDCGCFTVHSPWLTLQGLRLVFERNS from the coding sequence ATGACGCTGCTCGCCGTCGACATCGGCAACAGCCACACGTGCGTCGGCCTCCTCGACGGCGAGGAGGTCACCGCGCACTGGCGGGTCAACACCGACGAGCGCCGCACCGCCGACGAGTGGTCGGTGCTGCTGCGCGGGCTGGTCGCCGAGCGGATCCACGACGTCGACGGCGTGGCCGTGTGCGCCACCGTGCCCGCCGTGCTGCACGAGTGGCGCGAGATGCTCGAGCGCCACTTCGGCGACGTCCGTGCCATCGTCGTCGAGCCCGGCGTGCGCACCGGCATCCCGGTCCTGATGGACAACCCCCGCGAGGTCGGTACCGACCGGATCGTCAACTCGCTGGCCGCCGCGACGCTCTACGGCGGCCCGGCGATCGTGGTCGACTTCGGCACCGCGACGACGTTCGACGTGGTCAACGCCAAGGGCCAGTACGTCGGCGGCGCGATCTCGCCGGGCATCGAGATCTCGCTCGAGGCGCTGGGCCGCCGCGGCGCGCAGCTGCGCAAGGTCGAGCTCGCCAGGCCGCGGTCGGTCATCGCCAAGAACACCGTCGAGGCGCTGCAGAGCGGGATGGTCTTCGGGGTCGCGGCGCAGGTGGAGGGCCTGGTGGCGCGGATGGTCGCCGAGCTCGGGGTCGCATCCGAGGACGTCACCGTGATCTCCACCGGGCACCTGGCCGCGCTGCTCGTCGAGGACTGCGGCTGTTTCACCGTGCATTCCCCGTGGCTCACCCTCCAGGGATTGCGATTGGTGTTCGAACGCAATTCCTGA
- the nadC gene encoding carboxylating nicotinate-nucleotide diphosphorylase, with translation MTRLDDVPAEVLDDLRAAGLDPKHVWDVVARALAEDLPDPRADDPTSSSTIPLDARGEAVFAAREPGVVAGLGVAAVAFAAVGADATITGRLPDGARVAKGDVVMRVQGLTQRMLVAERTALNLACHLSGIATATARWVDALEGSPTRVLDTRKTLPGLRTLQKYAVRCGGGVNHRSSLQDMAMVKDNHVVAAGGVLPALEAIRGRHPGLPVEVEVTTLDQLEELLALPEPPERVLLDNMGDDLMAEAVRRTAGRVPLEASGGITLERAARIGATGVDFVSVGALTHSVVVLDIGMDLLPAPTPAEVLP, from the coding sequence TCGACCCGAAGCACGTCTGGGACGTCGTGGCCCGGGCTCTCGCCGAGGACCTGCCCGACCCGCGGGCCGACGACCCGACCAGCTCCTCGACGATCCCGCTCGACGCGCGTGGCGAGGCGGTGTTCGCGGCGCGTGAGCCGGGGGTCGTCGCCGGGCTCGGCGTCGCCGCCGTCGCGTTCGCCGCCGTGGGCGCCGACGCCACGATCACCGGGCGGCTCCCCGACGGCGCGCGGGTGGCGAAGGGCGACGTCGTGATGCGCGTCCAGGGCCTGACGCAGCGGATGCTCGTCGCCGAGCGCACGGCGCTCAACCTCGCCTGCCACCTCTCGGGCATCGCCACGGCGACGGCCCGCTGGGTCGACGCGCTCGAGGGGTCCCCGACCCGGGTGCTCGACACCCGCAAGACGCTGCCCGGCCTGCGCACGCTGCAGAAGTACGCCGTGCGCTGCGGTGGCGGGGTCAACCACCGCTCGAGCCTGCAGGACATGGCGATGGTCAAGGACAACCACGTCGTCGCGGCCGGGGGCGTGCTGCCCGCGCTCGAGGCCATCCGCGGCCGCCACCCCGGCCTGCCCGTGGAGGTCGAGGTCACCACGCTCGACCAGCTCGAGGAGCTGCTCGCGCTGCCCGAGCCGCCCGAGCGGGTCCTGCTCGACAACATGGGCGACGACCTGATGGCCGAGGCCGTGCGCCGCACGGCGGGGCGGGTGCCGCTGGAGGCGAGCGGCGGCATCACGCTCGAGCGGGCCGCCCGCATCGGCGCGACCGGCGTCGACTTCGTCTCGGTGGGGGCGCTCACCCACTCGGTCGTCGTCCTCGACATCGGCATGGACCTCCTGCCGGCCCCGACTCCCGCGGAGGTGCTGCCATGA